One region of Peribacillus simplex genomic DNA includes:
- a CDS encoding 3-hydroxyanthranilate 3,4-dioxygenase, with protein sequence MKGYAQSLKLQARSLNVMKVIEDNKNLLKPPVNNKVLWEDSEFIVMLLGGPNYRRDFHVDPSDELFYQIKGSCYVECITQNGEREVVEVKEGEMFMLPADVPHSPHRVSDTYGIVIERKRAIDELEDFVWFCGKCNHEMHKVTIQLTNIEVQVKEAIEAFNGSKELRTCHECGHVMSENVEAWKCE encoded by the coding sequence ATGAAGGGATATGCTCAATCTTTAAAATTACAGGCTAGATCATTAAATGTAATGAAAGTTATTGAAGACAATAAAAATTTATTGAAGCCGCCGGTTAATAACAAAGTACTTTGGGAAGATTCCGAATTCATTGTCATGCTTCTGGGTGGCCCGAATTACAGGCGTGATTTTCATGTTGACCCTTCAGACGAGTTATTTTATCAGATAAAAGGCTCCTGCTATGTAGAATGCATAACCCAAAACGGCGAGCGTGAAGTAGTGGAGGTGAAAGAGGGGGAAATGTTCATGCTTCCAGCTGATGTACCCCATTCCCCTCACAGGGTATCGGATACATACGGCATTGTTATAGAGCGCAAGCGTGCAATAGATGAGCTTGAAGATTTCGTTTGGTTCTGTGGGAAATGTAATCATGAGATGCACAAAGTTACGATCCAATTGACGAATATTGAGGTTCAGGTGAAAGAAGCCATTGAGGCTTTCAACGGAAGTAAGGAACTTCGCACTTGTCATGAATGTGGTCATGTTATGTCAGAAAACGTTGAGGCTTGGAAATGCGAATAG
- a CDS encoding amidohydrolase family protein produces the protein MEMRIDFHTHILPLDLPDLTGKFGQGRWPVLEQKCSCGADIMVSGKLFRKVTDQVWDPEKRIQDMDAEGVDMQVLSPVPVTFSYWAPIDQALYMSQFQNDFIAETVNRHPDRFIGLGTVPLQDLKVAIGEMERCKFELGLAGIEIGTNVNGENLDSPVLLEFFQMAEKWNVPLFIHPWETMAKDRTERHNLMYTIAMPSETALAAASIVWSGVMEKYPDLKLCFAHGGGSFPYILPRIDQGWEVWPDLRKTSMPPSHYAQKFYFDSLNYDIRNIQYLVERFGYKKVLMGSDYPFLLREKPPGKVIDDALNLSDEVKANLLGKNALRFLNLES, from the coding sequence TTGGAAATGCGAATAGACTTTCATACTCATATTCTGCCGTTGGATCTGCCGGACTTAACCGGAAAATTTGGTCAGGGACGCTGGCCGGTGCTAGAGCAGAAATGTTCATGCGGGGCAGATATTATGGTAAGCGGGAAGCTGTTCAGGAAAGTGACTGACCAGGTATGGGACCCGGAAAAACGCATTCAGGATATGGATGCCGAAGGAGTCGATATGCAGGTGCTGTCACCGGTGCCAGTGACATTTTCATACTGGGCGCCAATAGACCAGGCGCTATACATGTCCCAATTCCAGAATGATTTTATTGCTGAGACTGTGAACAGGCATCCTGACAGGTTCATCGGTCTCGGGACTGTTCCGCTTCAGGATTTGAAAGTGGCAATTGGCGAAATGGAACGCTGTAAATTTGAACTTGGTTTGGCGGGGATTGAGATTGGTACAAACGTAAACGGAGAGAATCTAGATTCACCTGTTTTATTAGAATTCTTCCAAATGGCTGAAAAATGGAATGTCCCACTGTTTATACACCCTTGGGAGACAATGGCAAAAGACCGAACGGAACGGCATAATCTTATGTATACAATCGCGATGCCGAGTGAAACCGCACTGGCGGCAGCAAGCATTGTATGGAGTGGCGTCATGGAAAAGTACCCGGATCTGAAACTATGTTTTGCTCATGGCGGGGGCTCATTCCCATATATTTTACCGCGGATTGATCAGGGATGGGAAGTATGGCCTGATTTAAGAAAAACCTCAATGCCGCCAAGCCATTATGCACAAAAGTTTTATTTCGATTCCCTGAACTATGATATCCGGAATATTCAGTATCTGGTTGAACGTTTTGGATATAAGAAAGTGCTGATGGGTTCCGACTATCCATTTTTATTAAGAGAAAAGCCTCCAGGTAAAGTAATTGATGACGCTCTAAATCTTTCAGATGAAGTGAAAGCGAATCTTCTTGGGAAAAATGCATTGAGGTTTTTAAATTTGGAATCGTGA
- a CDS encoding RidA family protein: MEKQIKAPEQVLEELGIMLHMPREAVGNYVSHVRVGNLIFTSGQGVDDFHGKLGKELTEEEGYQAARQSMINLLRVLKAELGELSRVKKIVKILGMVNSAENFTGQPKVLNGASDLLVNVFGERGRHARSAVGMAQLPNNTAIEIEMIVEIQD; encoded by the coding sequence ATGGAAAAACAGATTAAAGCACCGGAACAAGTTCTTGAGGAACTTGGAATCATGCTTCATATGCCAAGGGAAGCGGTCGGCAACTATGTCAGCCACGTACGGGTGGGAAATTTGATTTTCACATCCGGACAAGGCGTTGATGATTTTCACGGCAAGCTTGGCAAAGAGCTGACGGAAGAAGAAGGGTATCAGGCAGCGAGGCAGTCAATGATTAATCTTCTGCGGGTGCTGAAGGCTGAGCTTGGTGAACTATCCAGAGTTAAGAAGATAGTCAAAATTCTCGGCATGGTTAATTCAGCTGAAAATTTCACAGGACAGCCTAAAGTTTTGAATGGCGCATCAGACCTGCTTGTTAACGTGTTTGGAGAGAGGGGAAGACATGCTCGGTCAGCGGTGGGAATGGCCCAGCTTCCAAATAATACTGCAATTGAAATTGAAATGATTGTGGAAATACAAGATTGA
- a CDS encoding aldehyde dehydrogenase, whose amino-acid sequence MQAAKDSINTVKSIDCRHFINGEFLNPNQSKTFDNINPATEEKLGWVAEGGKEEVNQAVSAARHALKGPWKSFTDNERSAVLRRIGDLILEKKEELTMLETLDTGKPYSLALEMDIKRAAHNFHFFADYITTLGNESYNQNNIALHYSIRRPVGVVGMINPWNLPLLLLTWKLAPCLAAGNTAVMKPAELTPMTATKLMEICKEAGVPDGVVNLVHGYGINSAGAALSEHPDVDAITFTGETKTGTAIMKAAAPTLKKISFELGGKNPNIVFADSNLDEVIETTLKSSFMNQGEVCLCGSRIYVQQGLYDEFLEKMVVRTEKLKVGDPFDSETEVGAVIGKEHYKKVMSYIDLAKEEGAKILTGGRRAGQFEKGFFIEPTIIAGVTRESRCVREEIFGPVVTVMPFETEEEVLEHANDTHYGLGATIWTNDLRRAHRVASKIEAGIIWVNTWYLRDLRTPFGGMKHSGIGREGGSHSFEFYSELSNVTIKL is encoded by the coding sequence ATGCAAGCAGCAAAAGATAGTATAAATACTGTTAAATCAATAGATTGCCGGCACTTTATTAACGGGGAATTCCTGAATCCAAATCAATCTAAAACTTTTGACAATATCAATCCCGCAACGGAAGAAAAACTTGGATGGGTTGCTGAAGGAGGAAAAGAGGAGGTGAATCAAGCTGTTTCTGCAGCAAGGCATGCGCTTAAAGGTCCTTGGAAATCTTTTACCGATAATGAACGCTCTGCGGTTCTAAGGCGAATCGGCGATCTCATTTTAGAAAAGAAAGAAGAACTGACCATGTTGGAAACCCTCGATACAGGGAAACCGTATAGCCTTGCACTAGAAATGGACATCAAGCGTGCAGCTCACAATTTCCACTTTTTTGCTGATTATATCACCACACTTGGTAATGAATCCTACAATCAGAACAACATTGCCCTTCATTATTCGATTAGACGACCCGTAGGGGTGGTAGGGATGATTAATCCTTGGAACTTACCATTGTTATTGTTGACATGGAAGTTGGCACCATGTCTGGCAGCCGGCAATACTGCGGTTATGAAACCAGCTGAACTGACCCCGATGACAGCGACAAAATTGATGGAAATATGCAAGGAAGCCGGAGTTCCGGACGGGGTAGTCAACCTTGTGCATGGATATGGTATAAATTCAGCAGGAGCCGCTCTAAGTGAACATCCTGACGTCGATGCGATTACATTCACAGGGGAAACAAAAACGGGAACAGCGATCATGAAAGCCGCGGCGCCTACATTGAAAAAAATTTCATTTGAACTGGGCGGGAAAAATCCGAATATTGTGTTTGCAGACTCTAATCTCGATGAAGTGATCGAAACGACATTGAAATCAAGCTTCATGAACCAAGGTGAAGTTTGTTTATGTGGATCACGTATCTACGTTCAACAAGGATTGTATGACGAATTCCTTGAAAAGATGGTTGTGCGTACAGAAAAATTGAAAGTCGGGGATCCGTTTGATTCCGAAACGGAAGTAGGAGCTGTAATAGGAAAAGAACATTATAAAAAAGTGATGAGTTACATTGATCTGGCGAAAGAAGAAGGAGCGAAAATATTAACTGGAGGAAGAAGAGCCGGTCAGTTTGAAAAAGGTTTTTTCATTGAACCTACAATCATTGCCGGGGTTACGCGTGAATCCCGTTGCGTACGGGAAGAAATTTTTGGTCCTGTGGTAACGGTCATGCCTTTCGAAACGGAAGAAGAGGTACTAGAGCACGCTAATGATACTCATTACGGACTGGGGGCAACGATTTGGACCAATGATTTAAGGAGGGCGCATCGTGTCGCTTCTAAAATAGAAGCGGGTATTATTTGGGTGAATACCTGGTATTTACGTGATTTACGCACACCTTTTGGGGGCATGAAGCACAGTGGCATCGGCCGTGAAGGTGGGTCTCATAGTTTCGAATTTTACAGTGAATTGTCTAACGTCACGATTAAATTATAA
- a CDS encoding 2-keto-4-pentenoate hydratase — protein sequence MIVSLTEWSARFLKAEKTGIGISAPTNEIPDLNVEDAYQIQLETIRSKIQSGLEVSGKKIGLTSKAMQQVLGVNEPDYGHLLNGMEVQNNGYIPRCRLIQPKVEAEVAFILKKDLHGPNITVDDVIEATDYVVASIEVVDSRVMDWKIKLQDTVADNASSGLYILGDRKIHLSEIDLPSIQMSLYKNGEFMNQGTGDAVLGNPATCVAWLVNKLNGFKGSLNAGEVILSGALSAAIEAKPGDRFSADFGDKLGKVSVNFE from the coding sequence ATGATCGTTAGTTTAACAGAATGGTCTGCCAGGTTTTTGAAAGCGGAAAAAACAGGAATAGGAATTTCAGCCCCCACCAATGAAATTCCGGATTTGAATGTGGAGGATGCCTACCAAATTCAGCTTGAAACCATTCGAAGCAAAATTCAGTCCGGTCTGGAAGTATCAGGTAAGAAAATAGGCTTGACTTCAAAGGCTATGCAACAGGTTCTTGGAGTAAATGAACCAGATTACGGACATTTACTTAATGGGATGGAAGTGCAAAATAACGGATATATTCCCAGATGCCGGTTAATTCAACCGAAAGTGGAGGCAGAAGTGGCTTTTATTTTAAAGAAGGATCTGCACGGTCCAAATATTACGGTTGATGATGTAATCGAAGCCACTGATTATGTGGTTGCTTCGATCGAAGTCGTTGATAGCCGTGTGATGGACTGGAAGATTAAACTCCAGGACACTGTGGCGGATAATGCATCATCGGGCTTATATATTCTGGGAGATCGCAAAATTCACTTGAGTGAAATCGACCTCCCTTCCATTCAAATGAGCCTATATAAAAATGGCGAATTCATGAACCAAGGGACAGGTGATGCAGTACTTGGAAATCCAGCAACGTGCGTAGCCTGGCTCGTAAATAAACTAAATGGGTTTAAAGGTTCATTGAATGCGGGCGAAGTAATTTTATCCGGTGCATTATCCGCAGCAATCGAAGCGAAACCAGGTGACCGTTTTTCTGCTGACTTTGGAGATAAACTTGGAAAGGTCTCGGTTAATTTTGAGTGA
- a CDS encoding acetaldehyde dehydrogenase (acetylating), producing MKKLKVGIIGSGNIGTDLMMKIHRSDVLEMSVMIGIDKESEGLKKARMHGHHVIENGMDGFLEKSELADILFDATSAKAHVFHCEALKKMNKKLIDLTPAAIGPFIVPSVNLKENLNEAVVNMITCGGQATIPIVHAISQVAQVEYAEIIATISSKSAGPGTRANIDEFTQTTARALEQVGGAKKGKAIILLNPAEPPLIMRDTIHCLLQSDSFDVEEITTSVNKMAEKVSEYVPGYRLKTEPIFDGKQITVLLEVKGLGDFLPVYAGNLDIMTASAVKVGEEIAKSQFEHYV from the coding sequence TTGAAAAAACTAAAAGTAGGCATTATTGGATCAGGGAATATCGGCACGGACTTAATGATGAAAATTCATCGGTCGGATGTTCTCGAAATGTCGGTAATGATCGGTATCGACAAGGAATCAGAGGGTTTGAAGAAGGCTAGGATGCACGGACATCATGTCATTGAAAATGGCATGGATGGATTTTTGGAAAAGTCTGAACTTGCAGACATTTTATTCGATGCCACATCTGCGAAGGCGCATGTTTTTCACTGCGAAGCCTTGAAAAAGATGAACAAGAAGCTGATAGACTTGACACCTGCCGCGATCGGACCGTTTATCGTTCCTTCCGTGAATTTAAAAGAAAATTTGAATGAAGCGGTTGTTAACATGATTACATGCGGCGGTCAAGCGACAATCCCCATCGTTCATGCGATCAGTCAAGTGGCCCAAGTCGAATATGCCGAAATAATTGCGACAATTTCCAGCAAGAGTGCCGGTCCCGGAACTCGGGCTAATATTGATGAGTTTACCCAAACGACGGCAAGGGCCCTGGAACAGGTAGGTGGAGCAAAAAAAGGAAAAGCTATCATTCTGCTAAATCCGGCCGAACCGCCGCTCATTATGAGGGATACCATTCATTGTCTGCTTCAATCAGATTCCTTTGATGTGGAAGAGATAACAACGTCTGTCAATAAGATGGCGGAAAAGGTTTCTGAATATGTTCCAGGTTACCGTCTTAAGACAGAGCCGATATTTGATGGGAAACAAATAACAGTCCTTCTGGAAGTGAAAGGGTTAGGAGATTTTCTTCCCGTATATGCAGGTAATTTGGATATAATGACGGCCTCAGCTGTAAAAGTAGGGGAAGAGATCGCTAAAAGCCAATTCGAACATTATGTTTGA
- the dmpG gene encoding 4-hydroxy-2-oxovalerate aldolase has translation MRKDVLVTEVALRDGSHVVAHQYTIDQVKNMTGKLSAAGVPYIEVSHGDGLGGSSLQYGFSKVNDIELVEAAVEAAGKSVISVLLIPGIGTIDQLREAAHVGAKMARIATHVTEADVSKQHLEAAKHLGMEAIGFLMMSHMASPEKLLEQASLMESYGADAVYVVDSAGSFLPNEVKTRIRLLKSKLNIDIGFHAHNNLSLAVANSLVAIEEGANRIDGSIRCLGAGAGNTQTEVLVAVLDRLGIRTDIDLYKMLDLSEEVGNTIMPKPQEITDSSLIMGYSGVYSSFLLHANKAAKKYGVDARDILMELGRQKVVGGQEDTIIEVAEQMALQKEGTLR, from the coding sequence TTGCGTAAAGATGTATTGGTGACTGAAGTTGCATTGCGGGATGGGAGCCATGTAGTGGCACATCAATATACAATCGATCAAGTAAAGAACATGACTGGGAAACTTAGTGCTGCAGGTGTCCCTTATATTGAAGTGTCGCATGGAGATGGCCTAGGTGGATCATCCTTGCAATATGGATTTTCAAAAGTGAATGATATTGAATTGGTGGAAGCCGCTGTTGAAGCTGCCGGAAAATCGGTTATTTCAGTGCTTTTAATTCCTGGTATCGGGACAATTGATCAATTAAGGGAAGCTGCTCACGTTGGGGCGAAAATGGCGCGGATTGCAACCCACGTAACGGAAGCGGATGTCTCAAAGCAACATCTGGAAGCTGCGAAACATCTCGGTATGGAAGCAATCGGGTTTTTAATGATGTCTCACATGGCATCACCGGAAAAACTTCTTGAGCAAGCCAGTTTAATGGAATCCTATGGAGCAGATGCTGTGTATGTAGTTGATTCCGCTGGATCTTTTTTGCCAAATGAAGTCAAGACGCGGATCAGGTTATTAAAATCAAAACTGAATATCGATATCGGTTTTCATGCTCACAATAATTTGTCTCTTGCTGTGGCAAATTCCCTTGTGGCAATTGAAGAGGGGGCAAATAGGATCGATGGCAGCATTCGCTGTCTCGGTGCAGGTGCTGGTAATACCCAGACCGAAGTGCTTGTTGCCGTGCTGGATAGGCTGGGTATCCGTACTGATATTGACTTATATAAAATGCTTGATCTTTCGGAGGAAGTTGGAAATACGATCATGCCAAAGCCCCAGGAAATAACAGACTCGAGTTTAATCATGGGTTATAGTGGCGTTTACTCCAGTTTTTTATTGCATGCAAACAAAGCGGCGAAAAAGTATGGAGTGGACGCCCGGGATATTTTGATGGAGCTGGGGCGACAAAAAGTGGTTGGTGGTCAGGAAGATACGATAATTGAAGTAGCTGAGCAAATGGCGCTGCAGAAGGAAGGGACTTTAAGATGA
- a CDS encoding 2-keto-4-pentenoate hydratase translates to MKLVQLAKRVAESQKNGREMDKLTLSNPELTVNQAYEIQKLSINETITGDNRFIGWKMGLTSKAKQQQVGVEEAIYGRLTSAMELTKPVLKVGEFIHPRVEPEFAFLFKEELKGANITAKDVWPAVECVFLALEVIDSRYKNFSFTLTDVVADNASSAKILLSNQAFSPYHTDWAQAEVRLYQNGEIQKKGLGEAVLDHPIHSIVELVKMISREGLSIQAGMIVLVGGITDAIPIQANDEVLADYGELGKLTLHVIT, encoded by the coding sequence ATGAAACTAGTTCAACTAGCAAAACGGGTAGCCGAATCTCAAAAAAATGGCCGTGAAATGGATAAGCTTACATTATCCAATCCTGAACTAACAGTAAATCAAGCATATGAAATTCAGAAGTTGAGCATAAATGAGACGATCACTGGAGATAACAGATTCATCGGGTGGAAGATGGGCTTGACCAGCAAAGCCAAACAACAGCAAGTAGGGGTAGAAGAAGCGATCTATGGCAGGTTGACATCTGCCATGGAACTAACCAAACCAGTATTAAAAGTAGGGGAATTCATTCATCCAAGAGTGGAACCCGAATTTGCTTTTTTATTCAAAGAAGAACTGAAAGGTGCAAATATAACGGCGAAAGATGTCTGGCCGGCTGTAGAATGCGTATTTCTAGCTTTAGAGGTTATTGACAGCCGTTATAAAAATTTTTCCTTTACACTTACAGATGTAGTAGCGGATAATGCATCCTCAGCTAAGATTTTGCTTAGCAATCAAGCTTTTTCACCGTATCACACGGACTGGGCTCAAGCAGAAGTTAGGCTTTATCAAAATGGTGAAATACAAAAGAAGGGTCTTGGAGAAGCTGTACTGGATCATCCGATTCATTCGATTGTGGAACTTGTAAAAATGATTAGCCGTGAAGGACTATCCATTCAGGCTGGAATGATTGTTTTAGTGGGCGGGATTACAGATGCCATTCCCATACAGGCAAACGATGAAGTTTTAGCTGATTATGGTGAATTAGGGAAACTGACTTTACATGTTATAACGTGA
- a CDS encoding MFS transporter, with amino-acid sequence MREVNASKVVGNSKFGRFHLMVFMWCLFAITFDGFDIAMYGVGLPLMMEEWNLTPVEAGGIASYSLFGMMVGALIFAPLADKMGRKRVLAICICIFSVFTLLSSFAPNPAFFSIMRFIAALGMGGLMPNVISLMAEYSPKKNKVLIVTSMYCGYSIGSILASLIGMYVMEQMGWRVLYWIGALPLLAIPFFMKQFPESLSYYAIRKEGVKLAGILNRIDPEGDYKDLDDYEFAKVQERAKGFPVKKLFEDKRTLSTFAFWVAAFNCLLMVYGLNTWLPKIMQQSGYGLTSSLSFNLISGIGQIGGSIIGGYLVGKMGHRRVLVSLCAIGTVCFVILGLTSNVVALYILIAFGGACTVGTMNLANTYISEYYPREIRTTGIGWALAFGRIGAIVAPTLIGLLLAANYSSQNAFMAFTVPSIMAALALLVVKERYGSYDKPQMEENVKLKATSNV; translated from the coding sequence TTGCGTGAAGTAAATGCCTCAAAAGTGGTGGGTAATAGTAAGTTTGGCCGGTTTCATTTAATGGTCTTTATGTGGTGTTTGTTCGCAATTACCTTCGATGGATTTGATATAGCCATGTATGGAGTAGGTTTGCCTTTGATGATGGAGGAATGGAACTTGACGCCAGTGGAAGCTGGCGGAATAGCAAGTTATTCATTGTTCGGAATGATGGTAGGAGCCCTTATTTTTGCACCACTGGCGGATAAAATGGGGAGAAAAAGAGTGCTTGCCATTTGCATCTGTATATTCAGTGTTTTTACATTACTTTCAAGTTTTGCCCCAAATCCTGCCTTTTTCTCGATTATGCGATTTATAGCAGCCTTGGGAATGGGAGGATTAATGCCAAACGTTATCTCCTTAATGGCGGAATACTCACCCAAAAAGAACAAGGTGCTCATTGTAACCTCTATGTACTGTGGATATTCCATAGGAAGCATACTGGCCTCTTTAATTGGAATGTATGTGATGGAACAAATGGGCTGGAGGGTTTTGTATTGGATTGGGGCGCTTCCCTTATTGGCAATTCCTTTTTTCATGAAGCAATTTCCTGAATCCCTTTCCTATTATGCTATTCGAAAAGAAGGGGTAAAGCTTGCCGGAATTCTGAACCGCATTGATCCAGAGGGCGACTATAAAGATTTGGACGATTATGAGTTTGCCAAAGTCCAAGAAAGGGCAAAGGGCTTTCCAGTCAAGAAACTCTTTGAAGATAAGCGTACTCTTAGTACATTTGCGTTTTGGGTAGCTGCCTTTAATTGTTTACTTATGGTATACGGACTCAATACATGGTTACCAAAAATCATGCAGCAGTCCGGATACGGCCTTACATCCAGTTTATCTTTCAATCTTATATCGGGGATAGGGCAAATTGGCGGATCGATAATTGGAGGGTACTTAGTTGGGAAAATGGGCCATAGAAGAGTGCTTGTATCCCTCTGTGCCATTGGTACGGTCTGCTTTGTAATATTAGGATTAACCTCAAATGTAGTAGCATTATATATTTTAATCGCTTTTGGAGGTGCCTGTACAGTGGGTACAATGAATTTGGCCAATACGTATATTTCCGAGTATTATCCACGGGAGATAAGGACCACCGGGATAGGTTGGGCCTTGGCGTTTGGCAGAATTGGAGCGATTGTTGCCCCTACATTAATAGGTTTATTGCTGGCTGCAAACTATTCGTCACAAAATGCATTTATGGCCTTCACAGTTCCGAGCATAATGGCGGCCTTGGCGTTACTGGTTGTAAAAGAGAGGTATGGTAGCTATGATAAACCACAGATGGAGGAAAATGTAAAACTAAAAGCAACATCGAATGTATAA
- a CDS encoding TetR family transcriptional regulator C-terminal domain-containing protein, whose amino-acid sequence MTSISMTLFQNDILVDGCPLMNAAIEADDSNILIEDSIKEGFTGLINTIKTIIELGKSQNEIDKQIDSEQMAVFILSSIGVLILSRLYKD is encoded by the coding sequence TTGACTTCTATTTCTATGACTTTGTTCCAAAATGATATATTAGTGGATGGCTGTCCTTTAATGAATGCAGCCATTGAAGCAGATGACTCTAATATTTTGATTGAAGATTCAATTAAGGAGGGTTTTACTGGCTTAATAAATACCATCAAAACCATTATTGAGCTTGGAAAGAGTCAAAATGAAATTGATAAACAGATTGATTCTGAACAGATGGCAGTGTTCATTCTTTCTTCTATAGGTGTATTGATCCTCAGTAGATTGTATAAGGATTAG
- the lpdA gene encoding dihydrolipoyl dehydrogenase yields MIVGDFPIETDTIVIGAGPGGYVAAIRAAQLGQKVTIVEKEYLGGVCCNVGCIPSKALIAAGHRYETAKHSDAYGITAENVKVDFSKVQEWKASVVKKLTGGVEGLLKGNKVEIVRGEAFFVGSNSLRVMGEKNAQTYTFKNAIIATGSRSIELPTFKYSKRVLNSTGALNLNEIPEKIVVIGGGVIGIELGGAYANFGTQVTILEGADEILGVGFEKQMSAVVTKSMKKKGVEFYTKAMAKGVEETENGVTVTFEVKGEEQKIDADYVFVMVGRRPNTDEIGLEQTGVKVIGRGLIEIDKQCRTNVPNIYAIGDVVPGPQLAHKAFYEAKIAAEAIAGHPSEIDYIGIPAVVFSDPELATVGYTEQQATDEGIEVVAAKFPYAGNGRALSLDSTEGFVKLVTRKEDGLIIGAQVAGANASDLISELALAVETGLTAEDIALTIHAHPTLGEMTMEAAEVALGTPIHIIK; encoded by the coding sequence ATGATTGTCGGAGATTTCCCAATTGAAACAGATACTATAGTCATCGGTGCAGGTCCTGGGGGTTATGTAGCAGCAATTCGTGCTGCCCAGCTGGGACAAAAAGTAACAATTGTTGAAAAGGAATATTTGGGCGGTGTATGTTGTAATGTCGGCTGTATTCCTTCAAAGGCATTAATTGCCGCGGGTCACCGCTATGAAACAGCTAAGCATTCGGATGCATATGGGATTACAGCAGAGAATGTAAAGGTTGATTTTTCAAAAGTACAAGAGTGGAAAGCTAGTGTAGTGAAAAAGTTAACTGGCGGTGTCGAAGGACTATTAAAAGGAAATAAAGTTGAGATTGTACGTGGTGAAGCATTCTTTGTAGGCAGTAATTCATTACGCGTAATGGGCGAAAAAAATGCTCAAACATACACCTTTAAAAATGCAATTATTGCAACAGGATCGCGTTCAATCGAGTTGCCTACATTTAAATATTCAAAACGCGTTCTAAATTCGACTGGTGCCCTCAACTTAAATGAAATTCCTGAAAAAATCGTTGTTATTGGCGGCGGTGTTATCGGAATTGAACTTGGCGGTGCCTATGCAAACTTTGGTACCCAAGTAACGATTTTAGAGGGTGCAGATGAAATTTTAGGCGTAGGTTTTGAAAAACAAATGTCAGCCGTCGTTACGAAGAGTATGAAGAAAAAAGGTGTAGAATTTTATACCAAAGCAATGGCAAAAGGTGTAGAAGAAACAGAAAATGGCGTCACTGTAACCTTTGAGGTAAAAGGCGAAGAACAGAAAATAGACGCTGATTATGTGTTTGTAATGGTTGGACGCCGCCCGAATACGGATGAAATAGGTCTTGAACAAACAGGCGTAAAAGTGATTGGCCGTGGACTTATTGAAATCGATAAGCAATGCCGCACGAATGTTCCTAATATTTATGCAATCGGGGATGTTGTTCCAGGTCCGCAATTAGCACATAAGGCATTCTATGAAGCAAAAATTGCTGCTGAAGCGATTGCCGGACATCCATCTGAAATTGATTATATAGGCATTCCAGCAGTCGTATTTTCAGACCCTGAGCTTGCAACTGTAGGTTATACTGAACAACAAGCAACAGATGAAGGTATTGAAGTGGTAGCTGCAAAATTCCCATATGCGGGAAATGGACGTGCGTTGTCACTTGACAGCACAGAAGGGTTCGTTAAGCTTGTAACTCGTAAAGAAGATGGACTTATTATCGGAGCGCAAGTTGCCGGAGCAAATGCATCAGATCTCATTTCGGAGTTAGCTTTGGCTGTTGAAACAGGATTGACAGCAGAAGACATCGCTTTGACAATCCATGCCCATCCCACACTTGGAGAAATGACAATGGAAGCTGCCGAAGTTGCACTTGGAACCCCAATTCATATCATTAAATAA
- a CDS encoding TetR/AcrR family transcriptional regulator produces the protein MARSKEFDEKEALRRAMELFWQQGYEKTSMQDLVNHMGVHRRSIYDTFGDKHTLFMKALERYDEIVETQIDTQVKQLGSVKKAIRRLFEMVIHTNEKQQIGCLTVNTAVELSLHDEEAAEKVVESFTKTESLLYELLLRGQKSGEVSEHHAVERLSQFIHNSLVGLRVLAKTTDDKQKLENIIDITLSVLD, from the coding sequence ATGGCTAGAAGTAAAGAATTTGATGAAAAAGAAGCATTAAGGAGAGCAATGGAGCTTTTCTGGCAGCAGGGTTATGAAAAAACATCCATGCAAGATTTGGTGAACCATATGGGCGTTCACCGTAGAAGTATCTATGATACATTTGGTGACAAGCATACGTTGTTCATGAAAGCATTGGAACGCTATGACGAGATAGTAGAAACCCAAATTGACACGCAAGTAAAGCAGCTCGGTTCGGTCAAGAAGGCTATCAGGCGTTTATTTGAGATGGTGATCCACACAAATGAAAAACAACAGATCGGATGCTTGACAGTGAATACAGCAGTTGAATTGTCTTTGCATGACGAAGAAGCAGCAGAAAAGGTTGTGGAGAGTTTTACCAAGACAGAAAGTCTGCTGTATGAGCTATTGTTGCGTGGTCAAAAATCGGGGGAAGTATCCGAACATCATGCTGTGGAAAGGCTCTCCCAGTTTATCCATAATTCATTAGTGGGATTACGCGTCTTGGCGAAAACCACCGATGACAAACAAAAACTGGAAAACATTATCGACATAACACTGTCTGTCTTGGATTAA